In a single window of the Natronosalvus caseinilyticus genome:
- a CDS encoding DUF7282 domain-containing protein yields the protein MSTRKHVVVVLVALMMLTSGVALVGAASASGASLAIQDDEANDTENDTANDTSEADDETAQPSASVTFSDQTTDGTSVVVDEVTMEEGGFVTIHDSSLLVGNALESVLGTSEYLEAGTHEDVEVQLDSSLEESETLIAMPHLDTNDNETYDFVETEGEDDGPYLTEDGEPVTDEAAVTLESAEEPANDTDDVDDTEADNETDDTDAEEPSECPVEEDDGDDADDEHDGVDNETDDAEAEPPADDADEEPANDTDEDPADHADEEPANDSDDAPVMEPDADAVEDGVTIVNANFSSVTIEEVTIENVYILVLDDEEALDRLEEMLGDEENVTVVDGEDDMDGVHDNETDDDGLDDNETDDDGLDDEDGLDDDDGLDDNETDDDGLDDNETDDDGLDDNETDDDGLDDNETDEDGLDDDDGLDDNETDDGLGDDDGLDDNETDDGLDDNETDDGLDDNETDDGLDGDMESFTIESLEAPENATAGDTITVNATVTNPNDEEATQDVEFRLQGNLVESQSVTLDADSSDTVEFEVDTTGVEAGEYVHMVLTDEFGEVAFIELTEEDEMDDTETDGDDADDNETDTDDNDTDETDDYDDNETDDNETDDTDTDSRIPIGVVGLV from the coding sequence ATGAGCACACGAAAACACGTAGTCGTCGTACTCGTCGCCCTGATGATGCTGACGAGCGGTGTTGCCCTGGTGGGGGCGGCATCCGCATCAGGAGCGAGCCTGGCAATACAGGACGACGAGGCGAACGACACTGAGAACGACACAGCGAACGACACGAGCGAGGCGGACGACGAAACAGCACAACCGTCCGCGAGCGTGACGTTCAGTGACCAGACTACCGACGGAACCTCCGTCGTCGTCGACGAGGTGACGATGGAGGAGGGCGGCTTCGTGACGATCCACGATAGCTCGCTGCTCGTCGGCAACGCGCTCGAGAGCGTCCTCGGAACCTCCGAGTACCTCGAGGCGGGCACGCACGAAGACGTCGAGGTCCAACTCGACTCCTCGCTCGAGGAGAGCGAGACGCTGATCGCGATGCCCCACCTCGATACGAACGACAACGAGACCTACGACTTCGTCGAGACCGAGGGCGAAGACGACGGTCCCTACCTCACCGAAGATGGTGAACCGGTGACCGACGAGGCTGCGGTGACCCTCGAGTCGGCAGAAGAGCCGGCCAACGACACCGACGACGTCGATGACACGGAAGCCGATAACGAGACGGACGACACCGATGCCGAAGAGCCGTCTGAGTGCCCCGTCGAGGAGGATGACGGCGACGACGCTGACGACGAGCACGACGGCGTCGATAACGAGACCGACGACGCCGAAGCCGAACCGCCGGCCGACGATGCTGACGAAGAACCGGCCAACGACACCGACGAGGATCCGGCTGACCACGCCGACGAAGAACCAGCCAACGACAGCGACGACGCTCCCGTTATGGAGCCCGACGCTGACGCCGTCGAAGACGGCGTGACGATCGTCAACGCGAACTTCTCGTCGGTGACGATCGAGGAAGTCACGATCGAGAACGTCTACATCCTCGTCCTCGACGACGAGGAAGCGCTCGACCGGCTCGAGGAGATGCTGGGAGACGAAGAGAACGTAACCGTCGTCGACGGTGAAGACGACATGGATGGCGTCCACGATAACGAGACTGACGACGATGGTCTCGACGACAATGAGACCGACGATGACGGCCTAGACGACGAGGACGGCCTCGATGACGACGATGGTCTCGACGACAACGAGACTGACGACGATGGTCTCGACGACAACGAGACTGACGACGATGGTCTCGACGACAACGAGACTGACGACGATGGTCTCGACGACAACGAGACTGACGAGGACGGCCTAGACGACGATGACGGTCTCGATGACAACGAAACAGACGACGGTCTCGGCGACGATGATGGCCTCGACGATAACGAGACCGACGACGGCTTAGACGACAACGAGACTGATGATGGCCTCGATGACAACGAGACTGACGACGGCCTCGACGGCGACATGGAATCGTTCACCATCGAAAGCCTCGAGGCACCGGAGAACGCCACCGCCGGTGACACCATCACGGTCAACGCGACCGTCACCAACCCCAACGACGAGGAGGCCACCCAGGACGTCGAGTTCAGGCTCCAGGGCAACCTCGTCGAGTCGCAATCGGTGACACTCGACGCGGACTCGAGTGACACCGTCGAGTTCGAGGTCGACACCACCGGCGTCGAAGCCGGCGAGTACGTCCACATGGTCCTCACTGACGAGTTCGGTGAAGTAGCCTTCATCGAGCTGACGGAGGAAGACGAGATGGACGACACCGAGACCGATGGGGACGACGCGGACGATAACGAAACCGACACTGACGACAACGACACTGACGAGACCGACGACTACGACGACAACGAGACCGACGACAACGAAACCGACGACACGGATACGGACTCCCGTATTCCGATCGGCGTCGTCGGACTGGTCTAG
- a CDS encoding helix-turn-helix transcriptional regulator, whose translation MNPATISNPVVSAPAEWSTLEWSITGIGAQTRAQVFALQTHLQAQTQGGEESHLAAIVGILALAFLAGGLVLRKRLAVGKEADSRDSSEGESMLTDRERVCSLIQRNGGRMKQSAIVDSVDWSKAKVSRLLADLEDEGEITKLRIGRENLVCIRGNEPTATRSHEPPRDPQ comes from the coding sequence ATGAATCCAGCCACCATCTCTAACCCGGTCGTATCTGCCCCGGCCGAGTGGTCGACCCTCGAGTGGTCGATCACCGGTATCGGTGCCCAGACACGTGCACAGGTGTTCGCGCTCCAGACACACCTCCAGGCCCAGACCCAGGGCGGCGAGGAGTCCCACCTGGCCGCGATCGTCGGCATCTTGGCGCTGGCGTTTCTGGCCGGTGGCCTGGTTCTCCGGAAGCGACTCGCCGTGGGCAAGGAAGCGGACTCGAGAGATTCTTCGGAGGGCGAGTCGATGCTTACCGACCGCGAGCGGGTGTGCTCGCTGATCCAGCGCAATGGCGGGCGGATGAAGCAGTCGGCGATCGTCGACTCAGTCGACTGGTCGAAGGCGAAGGTGAGTCGCCTGCTGGCCGACCTCGAGGACGAGGGCGAGATCACGAAGTTGCGGATCGGTCGCGAGAACCTCGTGTGTATTCGGGGGAACGAGCCCACCGCGACCCGATCGCACGAGCCGCCGCGCGATCCCCAGTAG
- a CDS encoding NAD-dependent epimerase/dehydratase family protein, with protein MEHLPLADRRVLVTGGAGFIGSHLVDALAPHAEVRVLDNFVNGTREHVHDDATVIEGDLRDPIALQRAARGVDVIFHEGAIVSVTESVDEPRYTNDVNLEGTLGVLEQARLEDARVVLASSAAIYGHPESVPVAESDSLTPTSPYGIQKLALDHYARAYNELYGLETVALRYFNAYGPRQQGPYSGVIATFLEQARAGEPITIEGDGEQTRDFVHVSDVVQANLLAATTDAVGRAYNVGTGTRTSIRDLAETIRDVTDSDSNIVHVEPRPGDVRHSVASVARARDELDFTARIDLEPGLERLVEGETDSRAVQQTEGRPTNEVGGERGTSGGRQDA; from the coding sequence ATGGAGCACCTCCCACTCGCCGACCGCCGTGTCCTCGTCACCGGTGGCGCCGGCTTCATCGGCAGCCACCTCGTCGACGCGCTGGCCCCCCACGCGGAGGTTCGCGTCCTCGACAACTTCGTCAACGGGACGCGTGAACACGTCCACGACGACGCGACCGTGATCGAGGGCGACCTCCGCGATCCGATCGCCCTCCAGCGTGCGGCCCGTGGCGTCGACGTCATCTTCCACGAGGGCGCCATCGTCAGCGTTACCGAGAGCGTCGACGAGCCCCGGTACACGAACGACGTCAACCTCGAGGGAACCCTCGGCGTGCTCGAGCAGGCCCGCCTCGAGGATGCCCGGGTCGTCCTGGCCTCGAGCGCGGCGATCTACGGTCATCCCGAGAGCGTCCCCGTCGCGGAGTCCGATTCGCTGACGCCAACCTCGCCCTACGGAATCCAGAAACTCGCCCTCGATCACTACGCACGCGCGTACAACGAGTTATACGGGCTCGAGACCGTCGCTCTGCGCTACTTCAACGCCTACGGCCCTCGCCAGCAGGGCCCCTACAGCGGCGTGATCGCGACGTTCCTCGAGCAGGCTCGCGCCGGCGAACCGATCACGATCGAGGGCGACGGCGAGCAGACGCGCGACTTCGTCCACGTCTCGGACGTCGTCCAGGCGAATCTCCTGGCGGCGACGACCGACGCGGTCGGGCGGGCGTACAACGTCGGAACCGGCACGCGGACGTCGATTCGAGATCTCGCCGAGACGATTCGAGACGTCACCGATTCGGACTCGAACATCGTCCACGTCGAACCCCGCCCGGGCGACGTCCGCCACAGCGTCGCGTCCGTGGCTCGAGCGCGCGACGAGCTGGACTTTACGGCACGAATCGACCTCGAGCCGGGGCTCGAGCGCCTCGTCGAAGGGGAGACGGACTCCCGGGCAGTACAGCAGACAGAGGGTCGCCCGACGAACGAGGTCGGCGGCGAGCGGGGAACGAGCGGGGGCCGGCAGGACGCGTAG